The window CGCGATTTCACTGCTTCGCTGGAGGCACCCTCGCCATCTGCGCTGCCAACACCGCTGGTGAAAAAGTATTTCAGTTCGAACGTGCCGCGATTGCAGTGGAGATATTTGTTGCTGGTTACCCGGCTGACCGTGCTTTCATGCATATCGATGGCGTCTGCCACTTCGCGCAGGGTCAGTGGGCGCAATTCGGACACGCCGCCCCGGAAAAATCCTGCTTGCCGCTTCACGATTTCGGCTGCTGTTTTCAGGATTGTCTTCTGCCTCTGGTCAAGCGCCTTTAGCAGCCAGTGCGCGTCGGCCAGCTTCTCGTTCAGCCAGGCGCGACTGGATTTGTCGCGGCATCCATCGCGCAGTTCCACTTCGTAACTGCGATTGACCACCAGCCGGGGCAGCGTTGCTTCATTGAGCTTGATGTCCCAGCCGGTGCCGCCCTCGCTGCCATCATTCGCGCGGGCCCTGAGCGGTTTCATCAATATGTCCGGCACCACCGTGCCCGATTCCGTACTGCCGAAAGCGAGGCCCGGTTTGGGGTCGTAGCTGCGCAGTTCGCCCAGCATGTCGGCGAAATCTTCCTCGTCCACTTCGCACAGGCGTTTCAGCCGGTTTACATCGCCTTTCGCGACCAGTTCCAGATTGTCGATCAGCCGGGCCATGCAGGGATCGTAGCGGTCCGCTTCCTTCGCCTGCAGAGCGAGACATTCCGACAAAGTGCGCGCACCCACGCCGGTCGGGTCGAGCGATTGCACAAGCTCAAGTGCGCGCTCCGTTTCAGCCAGCGCGATGTCCAGATCCGCTGCCACGGATCGTAAATCGGTGGTCAGATATCCGGCCTCGTCCAGCAAGCCGATGATGTGCCGCGCAACGAAAGCTTCGCGTGCGTCGCGGGCGGCTGGACCGATCTGCGCTTCGAGATGATCGGCCAGCGTCGGGGCCGCTTCGCCCACATTGCCGAAATCCATTGCCTCGCCCGGCGCACCGCCGCCCGAAGCCGCGCTGGACCAGTCGGCGTCGCCCGTATCACGGTCCCGGTCCAGCGCACTACTGTCGATATCGAGCGCCGCCTCGCCGCCGGCATTGGGTTCGCCATCTGCGGAACGCTCGGCCTCTGCAGGCCCCGAAACGGTATCCGCCGCATCGCCCTGTTCGCGGCGGACCTCGCCCGCTTCCAGCAAGGGATTGGCTTCCAGCGCCTCGCCGATAAAGGTTTCGATTTCCAGATTCGACAGCGCCAGCAGCTTGATCGCCTGCTGCAGCTGCGGCGTCATCACCAGTGACTGGCTTTGCCTGAGGTCGAGGCGTGGCCCCAAAGCCATGGCTTACAACGTAAACCCTTCGCCCAAATACAGGCGGCGCACATTCTCGTCCGCCACCAGCGCTTCGGGCGTGCCCGCGAACAGCACCTGTCCGCCATAGATGATGCAGGCGCGATCGACGATTTCCAGCGTCTCGCGCACATTGTGGTCGGTTATCAGCACACCGATGCCGCGCGTCTTCAAATCCTTCACCAGGTCGCGAATATCGCTGATCGACAGCGGATCGATTCCGGCAAACGGTTCGTCGAGCAGCATGATGGACGGTTTTGCCGCAAGTGCGCGCGCAATTTCGCAGCGGCGTCGTTCACC of the Alteripontixanthobacter maritimus genome contains:
- the rpoN gene encoding RNA polymerase factor sigma-54; translated protein: MALGPRLDLRQSQSLVMTPQLQQAIKLLALSNLEIETFIGEALEANPLLEAGEVRREQGDAADTVSGPAEAERSADGEPNAGGEAALDIDSSALDRDRDTGDADWSSAASGGGAPGEAMDFGNVGEAAPTLADHLEAQIGPAARDAREAFVARHIIGLLDEAGYLTTDLRSVAADLDIALAETERALELVQSLDPTGVGARTLSECLALQAKEADRYDPCMARLIDNLELVAKGDVNRLKRLCEVDEEDFADMLGELRSYDPKPGLAFGSTESGTVVPDILMKPLRARANDGSEGGTGWDIKLNEATLPRLVVNRSYEVELRDGCRDKSSRAWLNEKLADAHWLLKALDQRQKTILKTAAEIVKRQAGFFRGGVSELRPLTLREVADAIDMHESTVSRVTSNKYLHCNRGTFELKYFFTSGVGSADGEGASSEAVKSRIKALTDAEEPKKILSDDKLVALLKSEGFDIARRTVAKYREAMGIGSSVQRRRAKKMGM